In Helianthus annuus cultivar XRQ/B chromosome 8, HanXRQr2.0-SUNRISE, whole genome shotgun sequence, a single genomic region encodes these proteins:
- the LOC110869676 gene encoding uncharacterized protein LOC110869676 yields MSNLSKLEFTALEISGNNYPSWAFDAKTHLEAMSLGETSIDGNKTSLQEKTKAMAFIRLHLHEDLKRENRTIEDPLELWKNIQERFDHLKLVLLSKTRYRWVHLRLRDHKTVSEYNSAFLRITSELKLCGEQITDKDMIEQTISTFHLSNMLLAQQYRERNFTKYYELISCLLVAE; encoded by the coding sequence ATGTCGAATTTATCAAAGCTTGAATTCACTGCACTTGAAATCTCGGGTAACAACTACCCCTCGTGGGCTTTTGATGCTAAAACCCATCTGGAAGCAATGAGTCTGGGGGAGACAAGCATTGATGGGAATAAAACGTCCCTTCAAGAAAAAACTAAAGCTATGGCATTCATTCGCCTTCATCTTCATGAAGACCTAAAGAGGGAAAACCGTACTATCGAGGACCCTCTTGAGTTATGGAAAAACATTCAAGAAAGATTTGACCACCTGAAGTTGGTCTTACTTTCTAAAACTCGCTATAGGTGGGTTCATTTAAGGCTACGAGATCATAAGACTGTTAGTGAGTACAACTCTGCTTTTCTTCGCATCACCTCTGAGCTTAAATTATGTGGTGAACAAATCACCGACAAAGACATGATTGAGCAAACTATCTCAACGTTCCATTTATCCAACATGCTCCTGGCGCAGCAGTACAGGGAACGTAATTTTACAAAATATTATGAGCTAATATCATGTTTGTTGGTCGCGGAATAA